The following proteins are co-located in the Planococcus plakortidis genome:
- a CDS encoding HD domain-containing protein, translating into MNPQVIADCRMRVKSIYEQFDASHDWQHIERVLENARHIAQAEGGDLALIELAVLLHDVSDPKYKKAGEDPEQEILLQLELSDKERSDIRSIIRTVSFKGGTNEEPQSIEGRIVRDADRLDAIGAIGIARAFAYGGAKGRKLYDRDEQARTAMTESEYRNGDTSTVTHFYEKLLLLKERMVTDSGKQMAEERHRFMLSFLEQLQNETDGKK; encoded by the coding sequence ATGAATCCTCAAGTAATTGCGGACTGCCGCATGAGAGTAAAAAGCATCTATGAACAGTTTGACGCGAGCCACGACTGGCAGCACATCGAGCGCGTGCTGGAAAATGCCCGCCATATTGCACAGGCGGAAGGCGGCGATCTGGCGCTGATCGAGCTTGCCGTGCTGTTGCATGACGTCTCCGATCCGAAATACAAAAAAGCAGGGGAAGACCCGGAACAAGAAATCCTCTTGCAGCTCGAGCTCTCAGACAAAGAGCGCAGTGACATCCGCTCAATCATCAGGACCGTTTCCTTTAAAGGCGGGACGAACGAGGAGCCGCAATCAATCGAAGGCAGAATCGTCCGGGATGCTGACCGGCTCGATGCCATTGGCGCCATCGGCATCGCCCGCGCCTTTGCCTACGGCGGCGCAAAAGGCCGTAAATTATATGACCGGGATGAACAAGCACGCACAGCGATGACTGAAAGCGAATACCGGAACGGCGATACGAGCACCGTAACGCATTTTTACGAAAAGCTTTTGTTGTTGAAAGAGCGCATGGTGACGGATAGCGGAAAGCAAATGGCTGAAGAACGCCACCGATTTATGCTATCCTTTCTAGAGCAACTACAAAACGAAACG
- a CDS encoding cold-shock protein has protein sequence MHHGIVKWFNSEKGYGFIECDNGDDVFVHFTGIQGDGFRSLQEGAAVSFDIIDGNRGPQAANVVQDQP, from the coding sequence ATGCACCACGGAATTGTGAAATGGTTCAATTCAGAAAAAGGCTATGGCTTTATCGAATGTGACAACGGTGATGATGTTTTTGTCCATTTTACCGGCATCCAAGGTGATGGTTTCCGATCGCTGCAAGAAGGCGCAGCTGTCTCGTTCGATATTATCGACGGCAATCGCGGACCGCAAGCAGCAAACGTCGTGCAGGACCAACCATAA
- a CDS encoding zinc-finger domain-containing protein — translation MKKVSIINEIDEMLNTYCEGCFVKAQLRKDEGKTAAHRFCISECTVGTQLQFLGQELNKIGTGGK, via the coding sequence ATGAAAAAAGTATCCATCATCAACGAAATCGATGAAATGCTCAATACGTATTGTGAAGGCTGCTTTGTCAAAGCCCAACTCCGCAAGGACGAAGGAAAAACGGCGGCGCACCGCTTTTGCATCAGCGAATGCACAGTCGGCACCCAATTGCAGTTTTTGGGGCAGGAATTAAATAAAATTGGCACGGGCGGTAAGTAA